In Carya illinoinensis cultivar Pawnee chromosome 10, C.illinoinensisPawnee_v1, whole genome shotgun sequence, one DNA window encodes the following:
- the LOC122278080 gene encoding probable pectate lyase 12, giving the protein MLRRSCIVLISLLCSFAPLGKAVLNLTLPGQHPNPQAVVQEVHWKVNASMTRREMLQVSEKDQDYSSCLTGNPIDDCWKCDPEWPNNRQRLADCGIGFGQYALGGKNGDFYIVTDSSDDDPVNPRPGTLRYAVIQVEPLWIVFPSNMLIKLSQELIFNSFKTLDGRGANVHIVGGGCITLQYISNVIIHNIHIHHCHPSGETNVRSSPTHFGWRTKSDGDGISIFGSKDIWIDHCSLSHCKDGLIDAVMGSTGITISNNYFSHHDEVMLLGHSDDYLPDSGMQVTIAFNHFGEKLVQRMPRCRRGYIHVVNNDFTQWEMYAIGGSGNPTINSQGNRYTAPSDHNAKQVTKRVNTGEGEWRGWNWRSEGDIMVNGAFFVASGEGVEVKYEKAYSVEPKSAVLIDQLIMHAGVLGVGGRDNNLGKWTTGGNEGGIGLETEPDYMDYMSGSSVSLMSPSTSTLVSLLIAFSCLLFYKTPLAFM; this is encoded by the exons ATGCTGCGAAGGAGCTGCATTGTCTTGATCTCTCTTCTCTGCTCATTTGCTCCACTAGGCAAAGCTGTGCTCAACCTTACTCTTCCCGGCCAGCATCCCAACCCCCAAGCTGTTGTCCAAGAAGTTCACTG GAAGGTAAATGCGTCTATGACAAGAAGGGAAATGCTACAAGTCTCAGAGAAAGACCAGGACTACTCCTCATGCCTAACCGGAAACCCCATAGATGACTGCTGGAAATGTGACCCAGAATGGCCCAACAACCGGCAGAGACTAGCAGATTGCGGCATTGGGTTCGGACAGTACGCTCTTGGCGGCAAGAACGGAGACTTCTACATTGTCACCGACTCCTCGGACGATGATCCTGTCAATCCTAGGCCAGGCACACTTCGATATGCCGTGATTCAGGTTGAACCTCTGTGGATCGTGTTCCCTAGCAACATGCTCATCAAGCTCTCTCAAGAACTTATCTTTAACAGCTTTAAAACTCTCGATGGGCGCGGGGCTAATGTTCACATTGTGGGTGGCGGCTGCATTACTCTGCAATACATCAGCAATGTCATTATTCACAACATACATATCCACCATTGTCATCCCTCAG GTGAGACAAATGTGCGGTCGAGCCCAACCCACTTCGGTTGGCGCACGAAATCGGACGGTGATGGGATCAGCATCTTCGGGTCGAAGGACATATGGATAGACCACTGTTCCCTATCGCACTGCAAGGATGGCCTGATCGATGCGGTGATGGGGTCGACAGGGATAACAATATCGAACAACTATTTCTCGCATCACGACGAGGTGATGCTGCTGGGCCACAGCGACGACTACTTGCCGGACTCGGGAATGCAGGTCACCATTGCGTTCAATCACTTTGGGGAGAAGTTGGTGCAGAGGATGCCCAGGTGCAGGCGCGGCTACATCCACGTTGTTAACAACGATTTCACGCAGTGGGAAATGTATGCCATCGGTGGTAGCGGTAACCCTACCATCAATAGCCAAGGCAACCGCTACACTGCTCCTTCCGATCACAATGCCAAGCAG GTAACGAAGCGAGTGAACACCGGAGAAGGGGAATGGAGGGGATGGAATTGGAGATCTGAAGGGGATATAATGGTAAACGGAGCATTCTTTGTGGCGTCGGGTGAGGGTGTCGAAGTCAAGTACGAGAAGGCTTATAGCGTGGAGCCAAAGTCCGCAGTGCTCATCGACCAACTCATTATGCACGCCGGTGTACTCGGTGTTGGTGGCAG GGACAACAACTTGGGAAAGTGGACAACAGGAGGCAACGAGGGTGGAATCGGTTTAGAGACAGAGCCAGACTACATGGATTATATGTCTGGAAGCAGCGTGTCACTAATGTCACCCTCTACCTCTACTCTTGTATCCCTTTTGATTGCATTCTCGTgcttgttattttataaaacacCCCTGGCATTTATGTGA
- the LOC122279974 gene encoding transcription factor MYB27, with protein MLQTTMTYQVAMQGGRLRKGPWVEEEDKRLTTFVTLMGERRWDSIARVSGLQRSGKSCRLRWMNYLHPDLKRGQLSIEEERIILQLHELWGNKWSKIARRLPGRTDNEIKNYWRTHLRKRTQLAQEERNYHCKTNNAEQDFFFNEQGGMSTVKYQCGNKGSVDKDSWGTMNEISSDAPGFSDLPFTCSPYETRFSDWISGLSDDQSEIKHQEDCNTIESCCCYLAWIPDDSNTWDYSGSLWDMD; from the exons ATGTTGCAAACGACAATGACTTATCAAGTAGCCATGCAAGGAGGGAGATTGCGCAAAGGGCCTTgggttgaagaagaagataagCGGCTCACGACCTTTGTCACCCTTATGGGAGAACGTAGGTGGGATTCCATTGCCAGAGTATCAG GTCTGCAAAGGAGTGGTAAAAGCTGCAGGTTGCGGTGGATGAACTATCTCCATCCTGATCTTAAGCGTGGTCAACTAAGCATTGAAGAAGAGCGGATCATTCTTCAACTTCATGAGCTATGGGGTAACAA GTGGTCGAAGATTGCCAGAAGGTTGCCGGGAAGAACTGACAATGAGATCAAGAATTACTGGAGGACACATTTAAGGAAGAGAACACAATTGGCTCAAGAAGAAA GGAACTATCATTGTAAAACAAACAATGCTGAACAAGATTTCTTCTTTAATGAACAAGGTGGCATGTCTACCGTAAAATATCAGTGTGGAAACAAGGGCTCTGTTGATAAGGACTCTTGGGGTACCATGAACGAGATCTCCTCCGATGCACCCGGGTTCTCGGACCTTCCATTTACTTGTTCTCCATATGAAACCCGTTTTTCAGATTGGATCTCAGGACTTTCAGATGATCAAAGCGAAATAAAGCATCAAGAAGACTGTAATACTATAGAATCATGTTGCTGTTATCTTGCTTGGATTCCAGACGATTCAAATACATGGGACTATTCAGGTTCCCTGTGGGACATGGATTAA